In Dyadobacter subterraneus, a single genomic region encodes these proteins:
- a CDS encoding DUF3244 domain-containing protein, giving the protein MKNSFKNIALAFAFVTSFAFAANAENKETKKALSFGTGVYINKGGKINVLVDKADDNASTTILVKNENGDVVYREIVAKGNQKFGRQLNVTDLEAGKYQIDVTSKNETQTKTFQLSDQKTERALTIK; this is encoded by the coding sequence ATGAAAAACTCATTCAAAAATATCGCTCTTGCTTTCGCATTTGTTACCTCTTTCGCTTTCGCTGCTAACGCTGAAAATAAAGAAACTAAAAAAGCTTTAAGCTTTGGAACCGGGGTTTATATCAACAAAGGTGGAAAAATCAACGTGTTGGTCGACAAAGCGGATGATAACGCTTCAACAACCATTCTTGTGAAAAATGAAAACGGAGACGTCGTTTACCGCGAAATTGTAGCCAAAGGAAATCAGAAATTCGGTCGCCAGTTGAACGTTACGGATCTTGAAGCAGGTAAATACCAAATCGATGTAACAAGTAAAAACGAAACACAAACCAAAACATTCCAATTGTCAGATCAAAAAACAGAACGTGCATTGACAATCAAATAA
- a CDS encoding tetratricopeptide repeat-containing sensor histidine kinase yields MTTLSKLITISIVILLVQLTSATAYSQDGSDLIKTFKRFKGEPRDSVQISICNKLAEKYLFNNTDSSLLFGTIALQYAKEVCLLKETVRAYNNIAKIYYVNGSFFESLSYADSASVISKQQGWKSELAIAINTRGVIYLGQKRFKEAIPEFKKALAINEQIKDSAKISANYFNIGLCHDELHQFKDAFANLKKALLIAEQCKDGHLNQMSLNRIGETYFHSRNYKQALFYYQSALHFTAYQDRWEKGFAYSGLAQTLYEMKRYNEALAYADRSFALMQQMKADWDTERAANILSKCYAALKDYQKAYEYQAIARAYGDSILNQNKEQEINYLHLQDQKAENLDLTRENENSRQVIKNNRIIISLTALFSILLLGALFLLRLNISRKNVLNRKLQESNDAIGQQKQEIQAQREALISLNQTKDRVLSVIGHDLRSPFASIVQALDMITQGYLDEQERKYILQDFHRQILHVSELIDNLLNWASSQRSGAQVKYEKINLTEVTGSVLSLYKPVSQQKKQHLIHQDQKPVYIEADENHVKIILQNIISNAIKFTPPTGTINLFYSCQDDFSAIHIKDSGKGMSEEKLARLFKSSGVAISENGTNSEPGTGLGLVMIKQFIEENDGRIQVRSEKDQGSEFIVYFKSCQKSDLSL; encoded by the coding sequence ATGACAACGTTGTCTAAGCTGATCACAATATCCATAGTAATACTATTGGTTCAACTTACATCGGCTACGGCTTATAGCCAGGACGGATCAGATCTGATAAAGACTTTTAAGAGATTTAAAGGGGAACCACGGGATTCGGTACAGATCTCTATTTGCAATAAACTGGCTGAAAAGTACCTGTTTAATAACACGGATAGCTCTCTTTTATTTGGAACGATCGCCTTACAATATGCAAAAGAAGTTTGTCTTCTTAAAGAAACAGTAAGAGCCTACAACAACATTGCAAAAATCTATTATGTAAATGGTTCATTTTTTGAGTCTCTTTCCTATGCGGATTCTGCTTCGGTTATCTCCAAGCAGCAAGGCTGGAAGTCGGAGCTTGCCATTGCCATCAACACAAGGGGCGTCATCTATCTTGGTCAGAAAAGATTTAAGGAGGCGATACCTGAATTTAAAAAAGCGCTGGCAATTAATGAACAGATTAAAGACAGCGCAAAGATTTCAGCAAATTATTTCAATATCGGCTTATGCCATGATGAACTTCACCAGTTTAAGGATGCCTTTGCAAATCTGAAAAAGGCACTTTTGATTGCAGAACAATGCAAAGACGGACACCTGAATCAAATGTCCCTGAACAGAATCGGAGAGACCTATTTTCATTCACGAAATTACAAACAGGCACTATTTTATTATCAGTCGGCCCTTCATTTTACTGCCTATCAGGACAGGTGGGAGAAAGGTTTCGCTTATTCTGGTTTGGCCCAAACGCTTTACGAAATGAAGCGCTACAACGAAGCACTGGCCTATGCTGACAGGAGTTTTGCACTGATGCAACAGATGAAAGCCGACTGGGATACAGAGCGGGCAGCTAATATTTTATCAAAATGTTACGCAGCATTAAAAGATTATCAAAAGGCTTATGAATACCAGGCCATTGCGCGGGCCTATGGCGACAGTATTCTTAATCAAAATAAGGAACAGGAGATCAACTACCTGCATTTGCAGGATCAGAAAGCCGAGAATTTAGACCTGACCAGAGAAAACGAGAACAGCAGGCAGGTAATCAAGAACAACCGGATCATTATCTCGCTGACCGCACTATTCTCTATTCTGCTTTTAGGGGCACTTTTTTTACTAAGGCTTAATATCTCCCGTAAGAATGTCTTGAACCGAAAACTTCAGGAGAGCAATGATGCGATTGGTCAGCAGAAGCAAGAGATTCAGGCCCAGCGTGAAGCATTGATCTCACTTAATCAAACCAAGGACCGGGTATTATCTGTCATTGGCCACGATCTGCGTAGCCCCTTTGCATCAATTGTTCAGGCGCTGGATATGATCACCCAAGGCTATTTGGACGAACAGGAACGGAAATATATTCTCCAAGACTTCCACCGGCAAATATTGCACGTCTCAGAGCTGATCGATAATCTGCTCAACTGGGCAAGCAGCCAGCGGAGCGGTGCTCAGGTAAAATATGAAAAAATAAACTTGACGGAGGTAACCGGGAGCGTCTTGTCATTATACAAGCCGGTTTCTCAACAAAAAAAGCAGCATTTAATACACCAGGATCAAAAGCCGGTATATATTGAAGCCGATGAAAATCATGTCAAAATCATCCTTCAAAATATCATTAGCAATGCCATCAAATTTACCCCGCCAACAGGAACAATTAACTTGTTTTATAGCTGTCAGGATGATTTTTCCGCCATTCATATCAAGGATAGCGGAAAAGGTATGTCAGAGGAAAAATTAGCCCGGTTATTTAAATCTTCGGGCGTGGCAATATCGGAAAACGGCACAAACAGTGAACCCGGAACCGGACTGGGCCTGGTGATGATTAAACAATTTATTGAGGAAAATGATGGCCGTATTCAGGTACGGAGCGAAAAGGATCAGGGATCTGAATTTATCGTTTATTTTAAATCCTGTCAAAAATCAGATCTTTCACTTTGA
- a CDS encoding DUF4249 domain-containing protein, giving the protein MNRYQKLFFILLVVFFIHGCIKQFSPPGIDTLEQNLVVDGFLNTGADTSIIQLSRTQNLSQTEEPVKETGAALSVEDESGTTFSFKETGAGKYILPPYGFDQGKKYRLRIKTAAGKEYLSEYVAVIKTPAIDSVSYKIEPVRNAVVFYANTHDPKNQTHFYRWSFEETWEYHATYASALEVIAGKVVLREKDINKCWQTFKSRNILLGSTIKQSSDIISEVPINIVPISTNKLYIKYSILLKQYALSSEAFEYWTTLAKTTELTGGLFDPTPFLLTGNIKSTINPSELVFGYFSAGTEEKKRILITPGLGSFPRCAKTDTIPIECRSLDELCALRTEQLLLTYHGKRSDSVTVASAECTDCRLRGGTTLKPAFMN; this is encoded by the coding sequence ATGAATAGATACCAAAAACTCTTTTTTATTCTGTTGGTTGTCTTCTTTATTCATGGATGTATCAAGCAGTTTTCGCCACCTGGAATTGATACTTTGGAACAAAATCTTGTTGTAGATGGATTTTTGAACACCGGCGCGGACACAAGTATCATTCAGTTGAGCAGAACCCAGAACTTAAGCCAGACAGAAGAGCCTGTCAAGGAAACAGGTGCGGCGTTATCTGTTGAAGATGAATCAGGAACGACATTTTCGTTTAAAGAAACGGGTGCCGGGAAATACATTTTACCTCCTTATGGGTTTGATCAGGGGAAAAAATACAGATTGAGGATTAAAACCGCAGCAGGAAAGGAGTATCTTTCTGAATATGTGGCTGTCATAAAAACGCCGGCAATTGACAGCGTTAGCTATAAGATTGAACCAGTCAGAAATGCAGTAGTTTTCTATGCTAATACCCATGATCCTAAGAACCAGACTCATTTCTACCGGTGGAGTTTTGAAGAAACCTGGGAATATCATGCCACCTACGCGTCTGCGCTTGAAGTCATTGCAGGCAAAGTTGTTCTCAGGGAAAAAGATATCAATAAATGCTGGCAAACCTTTAAATCCAGAAATATCCTTCTGGGCTCAACTATTAAGCAAAGCAGTGATATCATCAGTGAGGTGCCAATCAATATAGTGCCTATCAGCACAAACAAACTATATATCAAGTACAGCATTTTATTAAAACAATACGCTTTATCCAGTGAGGCGTTTGAATACTGGACAACCCTTGCAAAAACGACTGAACTAACCGGAGGACTTTTTGACCCGACACCTTTTTTGCTAACCGGTAATATCAAAAGTACGATTAATCCTTCTGAACTTGTCTTCGGTTATTTCAGCGCAGGCACAGAAGAAAAAAAACGGATCTTGATCACTCCGGGTCTTGGAAGTTTTCCACGATGCGCGAAAACGGACACGATACCAATTGAATGCCGTTCGCTGGATGAACTATGTGCGCTGCGAACTGAGCAGTTGCTTCTGACCTATCACGGAAAAAGGTCTGACTCGGTCACGGTGGCAAGTGCAGAATGTACGGATTGCAGATTAAGGGGAGGGACAACACTAAAGCCAGCTTTTATGAATTAA